In Papaver somniferum cultivar HN1 unplaced genomic scaffold, ASM357369v1 unplaced-scaffold_41, whole genome shotgun sequence, one genomic interval encodes:
- the LOC113342428 gene encoding uncharacterized protein LOC113342428 → MSYFDSSANKLLLTQNKYSVDLLRKHDMLGCKPRKTPVTSGPRISSYDVNYVSQFMRCPTDIHFQLAKHILIYIKGYLGQGITLGGGNYSELIAYCDSDMDGCLDTRKSTLGYCVFVGGNLVSWSAKKQHTISRSSTEAEYKSLANAAAEILWLSYLFDELFVKLSLPCKLFCDNFGA, encoded by the exons ATGAGCTATTTTGATTCTTCAGCAAATAAGTTGCTTCTTACTCAGAACAAGTACTCTGTTGATCTGCTAAGAAAACATGATATGTTGGGTTGTAAACCACGTAAAACTCCAGTGACTTCTGGTCCAAGAATTTCTTCTTATGATG TAAACTATGTCAGTCAGTTCATGCGTTGTCCTACTGATATTCATTTCCAACTTGCTAAACATATTCTCATATATATTAAAGGATATCTTGGTCAAGGTATTACTCTAGGAGGTGGCAACTACTCTGAACTTATAGCTTACTGTGATAGTGACATGGATGGTTGTCTTGACACACGCAAATCTACTTTAGGATATTGTGTTTTTGTGGGTGGAAATCTTGTTTCTTGGTCAGCAAAGAAACAACACACCATTTCTCGCTCCTCTACTGAAGCTGAATACAAAAGTCTTGCAAATGCAGCAGCTGAAATTCTATGGCTATCTTACTTATTTGATGAGCTATTTGTCAAATTATCTCTTCCCTGCAAGTTATTCTGTGACAATTTTGGTGCATAA